The following are encoded together in the Saliniramus fredricksonii genome:
- a CDS encoding hybrid sensor histidine kinase/response regulator, whose product MASAFGQVSEGSGSKEPRATLMQRLRPSRLFADRPDTEHEMVLNRLVIGVLILIYLLITKLWDREGALMPFLTVSFYVLGSVGVLAHILRFPGTSPVRRIVAMAMDLGTLSFGLYVGGAITALLYPIYLWVIFGNGFRFGIPYLFTAAGMSVAGFGAVAFTADYWSGHALLATGLLIGLLVIPAYAATLIAKLSRAKREAEEASRQKSLFLASVSHELRTPLNAIIGLSDLLKDTPLDSNQHAMADTIQSAGTSLLEHINDILDFSRLEAGQMPSEKTDFDLHHSLREAVAMVSAQAGLKGVQVAYAIASDLPALVHGERRQFQEILVNLAGNAVKFTQEGHVLVRAVLLANDDTGITLEVAVADTGIGIAPEACERIFESFAQADETIINSFGGTGLGLAIVRQLVTLNGGEISVNSTPGKGSTFRFSFRLTHARDADVANGGATKGQAPAPILLSNAADSTSLVHRFASAGHLPRLVRDASAARDLIEGDAARNGQPAVLVIDAEGINADPRAIRRDVAASDGLHDRSTILMSAQAPNDETALSFATWLPRDADGARMRNALKIAAMPYQRMSRTGVTETQKEGLKLPALKVLVAEDNTTNQKVIAKILERAGHEHVMVGDGQAALQAMLDPGLGPFDLVLMDVNMPLMNGIEATERYCASLPTDKRIPVIALTADATPEGRLACRAAGMAACATKPILPQHLFSVIADVLDAERGTVRDCISIAQEPSGMPDAMASMAADPLTEAPNASSDADTDNESPPVIDAETFSRLGQLGGDSFRREVAESFLADAKDIIAELEQAVSTRDAETVRDLLHAMRSSAANVGAVRIFELCLNLRDIDEAALACEGMAHLASLRRRYDEAHDALTALAQAA is encoded by the coding sequence ATGGCATCGGCGTTCGGGCAGGTTTCGGAGGGGAGCGGCTCCAAAGAGCCGCGCGCAACGCTCATGCAGCGTCTGCGGCCATCGCGGCTTTTCGCCGACAGGCCCGATACCGAGCATGAAATGGTGCTGAACCGTCTCGTGATCGGCGTACTGATCCTCATTTATCTGCTGATTACCAAATTATGGGATCGCGAGGGCGCGCTGATGCCCTTCCTGACGGTCTCATTCTACGTTCTCGGTTCGGTCGGGGTTCTCGCGCATATTCTGCGTTTTCCGGGCACATCCCCGGTGCGGCGTATCGTGGCCATGGCGATGGATCTGGGGACCCTGTCCTTTGGTCTGTATGTCGGGGGGGCTATTACTGCGCTGCTCTATCCGATTTATCTCTGGGTGATCTTCGGCAACGGATTCCGGTTCGGCATTCCCTATCTCTTCACTGCCGCCGGTATGTCGGTGGCGGGTTTTGGTGCTGTGGCGTTCACGGCGGATTATTGGAGCGGCCATGCATTGTTGGCGACCGGTCTGCTCATAGGCCTTTTGGTGATCCCCGCCTATGCTGCGACACTCATCGCAAAACTGTCGCGGGCGAAGCGTGAGGCCGAGGAAGCCAGTCGACAGAAGAGCCTCTTCCTGGCCAGTGTGAGCCATGAATTGCGCACACCGCTCAATGCCATCATCGGATTGAGCGACCTCCTCAAGGATACCCCTCTCGACAGCAACCAGCATGCCATGGCGGATACCATCCAGAGTGCCGGGACGAGCCTGTTGGAGCACATCAACGACATTCTCGACTTCTCCCGTCTCGAAGCTGGGCAGATGCCCAGTGAGAAAACCGATTTCGATCTGCATCACAGTCTTCGCGAGGCGGTCGCCATGGTTTCGGCCCAGGCCGGGCTCAAGGGCGTGCAGGTAGCATATGCGATTGCCAGCGACCTGCCGGCCTTGGTTCATGGCGAGCGCAGGCAATTCCAGGAGATTCTCGTCAACCTTGCCGGGAACGCGGTCAAGTTCACGCAGGAGGGCCATGTCCTCGTGCGTGCGGTTCTGCTGGCCAACGACGATACGGGGATCACGCTCGAGGTGGCGGTTGCGGATACCGGGATCGGTATTGCGCCAGAGGCCTGCGAGCGGATATTCGAGAGCTTCGCTCAGGCCGATGAAACCATAATCAACAGCTTCGGCGGAACAGGGCTCGGCCTCGCCATCGTACGTCAGCTGGTAACGCTGAATGGTGGTGAAATCAGCGTGAACAGTACACCCGGCAAGGGCTCGACCTTCCGCTTCAGCTTTCGCCTGACGCATGCGCGCGACGCGGATGTCGCCAACGGGGGGGCGACGAAGGGCCAGGCGCCGGCACCCATCCTGCTTTCGAATGCCGCCGATTCCACTTCACTCGTTCACCGGTTCGCCAGCGCTGGCCACCTGCCGCGTCTGGTAAGGGATGCCAGCGCGGCACGCGACCTGATTGAGGGCGATGCGGCACGCAATGGTCAGCCGGCGGTTCTCGTCATCGACGCCGAGGGGATCAACGCGGACCCGCGCGCGATTCGGCGCGATGTCGCCGCCAGTGACGGTTTACACGATCGCAGCACGATACTCATGAGCGCACAGGCTCCGAACGACGAAACCGCTCTGTCTTTTGCGACCTGGCTGCCACGTGACGCCGATGGCGCGCGAATGCGCAATGCGTTGAAAATCGCTGCGATGCCGTATCAGCGTATGTCGCGCACTGGTGTAACAGAGACGCAGAAGGAGGGTTTGAAGCTTCCGGCGCTGAAGGTTCTCGTGGCGGAAGACAATACGACCAACCAGAAGGTGATCGCCAAGATCCTCGAGCGTGCCGGGCATGAGCACGTCATGGTCGGAGACGGGCAGGCAGCATTGCAGGCAATGCTGGATCCTGGGCTGGGGCCATTCGATCTCGTGCTGATGGACGTCAACATGCCTCTGATGAATGGCATTGAGGCGACGGAGCGCTATTGTGCCAGCCTGCCGACGGACAAGCGAATCCCGGTCATCGCGCTGACTGCCGATGCCACGCCGGAGGGGCGCTTGGCCTGCCGTGCGGCGGGAATGGCTGCCTGCGCCACCAAGCCGATTCTGCCGCAACACCTGTTCAGCGTGATCGCCGATGTTCTGGACGCAGAACGCGGCACCGTCCGGGATTGCATCAGCATCGCGCAGGAGCCGAGCGGGATGCCCGATGCCATGGCATCAATGGCCGCGGATCCGCTGACTGAAGCGCCCAACGCATCAAGCGATGCCGACACGGATAACGAGAGCCCGCCGGTTATCGATGCCGAGACCTTTTCGCGTCTCGGTCAACTCGGCGGTGACAGTTTCAGGCGCGAGGTGGCCGAGAGTTTTCTCGCTGATGCGAAGGACATCATTGCAGAACTCGAACAGGCCGTTTCAACCCGAGATGCTGAAACGGTGCGCGATCTGCTTCATGCCATGCGCAGCTCTGCTGCGAATGTCGGCGCAGTGAGGATTTTCGAACTCTGTCTCAACCTGCGGGATATCGATGAGGCAGCGCTCGCCTGTGAAGGTATGGCGCATCTCGCGTCACTGCGTCGGCGCTACGACGAAGCGCACGACGCCCTCACCGCGTTGGCTCAGGCCGCCTGA
- a CDS encoding crotonase/enoyl-CoA hydratase family protein has translation MRGSFSERNGAGGEAAMRPLEALDWVAGRTGAPRAAPATAPSSTQKGVIARNRVEAATDIVAGHRFEELDVSIDTELATYWCRMRPQGRPSYTPELLRGLSDMQDSLVNLFAGSPERPFDYFVVSSLRPGVFNLGGDLALFSQLIAARDQAGLLAYATACIDVVYANHINYQLPIVTIGLVQGDALGGGFEAALSNDVIIAEKGAKFGFPEVLFNLFPGMGAYSMLSRRVGALVAHRMINDGRIFEAEELHDLGLIQVLAEPGEGEDAVRDFIRRDRRRRNASVAMQQALRRTNPLPYCELHDIVTLWVDAAMQLQDADLRRMQRLLGAQDRRTGNNARTGSSGAGEKSSPETPEENLCAREKQTRAVAG, from the coding sequence TTGCGCGGCTCCTTCAGTGAGCGGAACGGCGCTGGTGGCGAGGCGGCAATGCGCCCGCTTGAGGCGCTCGATTGGGTGGCAGGACGCACCGGCGCGCCGCGCGCAGCACCAGCAACAGCGCCCTCATCCACGCAGAAAGGGGTGATTGCGCGCAACCGGGTCGAAGCGGCCACGGATATCGTGGCTGGGCATCGCTTCGAGGAGCTCGACGTTTCGATTGACACGGAACTCGCCACCTATTGGTGCCGCATGCGCCCGCAAGGGCGTCCGAGTTATACGCCCGAACTGCTTCGCGGCCTGTCCGACATGCAGGATTCTCTGGTTAATCTCTTCGCCGGTTCCCCCGAGCGTCCATTCGACTATTTCGTTGTCTCGTCGCTGCGTCCGGGCGTCTTCAATCTGGGCGGGGACCTGGCTCTGTTTTCGCAGTTGATCGCGGCGCGCGATCAGGCCGGATTGCTTGCTTATGCGACCGCCTGCATCGACGTCGTCTATGCCAACCACATCAATTATCAGCTACCCATTGTCACGATTGGCCTCGTTCAGGGCGATGCACTGGGCGGTGGGTTCGAGGCCGCCCTGTCGAATGACGTCATCATTGCCGAAAAAGGTGCGAAATTCGGCTTTCCGGAAGTTCTGTTCAATCTTTTCCCCGGGATGGGCGCCTACAGCATGCTGTCGCGCCGCGTGGGCGCCCTGGTAGCGCACCGCATGATCAATGACGGACGCATTTTCGAGGCGGAGGAATTGCACGATCTGGGTCTCATTCAGGTGCTTGCCGAGCCGGGCGAGGGCGAGGATGCGGTGCGCGACTTCATCCGCCGCGATCGCCGTCGTCGCAATGCCAGCGTGGCAATGCAGCAGGCGCTGCGCCGGACGAATCCACTACCCTATTGTGAACTGCACGACATCGTCACCCTTTGGGTCGATGCCGCCATGCAGCTCCAGGATGCCGATCTGCGCCGAATGCAGCGTCTGCTCGGCGCTCAGGACCGTCGGACGGGCAACAATGCACGCACAGGATCTTCTGGCGCAGGCGAAAAGAGCAGTCCAGAAACACCTGAAGAAAACCTCTGCGCCCGCGAGAAGCAAACGCGCGCTGTTGCCGGGTAA
- a CDS encoding acyl-CoA thioesterase yields MTGSAGNDTRPRPLPRAAFALFRAMPTRWMDNDVYGHVNNVVYYSYFDTAVNAFLVENGLLDIAGSDIVGLVAETGCSYFESVAFPDALETGLAVTRLGRSSVTYRIGIFREGAPRTAAQGHFVHVYVTRETGRPAAIPDPVRSALATLLITDS; encoded by the coding sequence ATGACCGGATCCGCCGGAAACGACACACGTCCGCGCCCCCTGCCCCGCGCCGCCTTCGCGCTGTTTCGTGCGATGCCCACGCGCTGGATGGACAACGACGTCTATGGCCATGTGAACAACGTGGTCTACTATTCCTATTTCGACACGGCGGTGAACGCCTTTCTCGTCGAGAACGGCCTGCTCGACATCGCCGGCAGCGATATCGTCGGCCTCGTGGCCGAGACCGGGTGCAGCTATTTCGAATCGGTCGCCTTCCCGGACGCGCTGGAGACAGGCCTCGCGGTGACGCGGCTGGGGCGCTCCTCGGTGACCTACCGCATCGGCATCTTCCGCGAAGGCGCGCCGCGGACGGCGGCGCAGGGACATTTCGTGCATGTCTATGTCACCCGCGAGACGGGACGCCCCGCCGCGATACCAGATCCGGTGCGCAGCGCATTGGCGACATTGCTGATCACCGATTCTTAA